A genomic region of Rhipicephalus sanguineus isolate Rsan-2018 chromosome 3, BIME_Rsan_1.4, whole genome shotgun sequence contains the following coding sequences:
- the LOC119387292 gene encoding LOW QUALITY PROTEIN: forkhead box protein B1-like (The sequence of the model RefSeq protein was modified relative to this genomic sequence to represent the inferred CDS: deleted 1 base in 1 codon), with product MPRPGRSTYGDQKPPYSYISLTFMAIQSSQEKMLTLSDIYKFIMDRFPYYRKNTQRWQNSLRHNLSFNDCFIKIPRRPDRPGKGSYWALHPACGDMFENGSFLRRRKRFKLPRQIKDATAVALAELKHYETVSQNAIQEQAKMRLTALAAAPSHLQGHHADALRHGTVLPNYTKQPFSIENIIAPDGKNFSGVLPASPPYTTSPHAPAHLRSLPPFPCSLPYATQASWHSTYSSLVAAAAASRQDLNGLLCGAKVPPGHYPLAGVVPVPPGAGVPFSLPSLPLKPPALLPAFQFPGLTAEQSLLTASAAHMTSQMTTAAVTTTRVPPPPRPDSASSDVSCRSLDVVSDEMANDPC from the exons ATGCCGAGGCCCGGCCGGTCGACGTACGGAGACCAGAAGCCGCCCTATTCCTACATCTCACTCACCTTCATGGCCATCCAAAGCTCGCAGGAGAAGATGCTCACGCTCAGCGACATCTACAAGTTCATCATGGACCGCTTTCCCTACTACCGCAAGAACACGCAGAGGTGGCAGAACTCGCTCAGGCACAACCTCTCGTTCAACGACTGCTTCATCAAGATCCCTCGAAGGCCCGACCGGCCTGGCAAGGGCAGTTACTGGGCTCTGCATCCGGCCTGCGGCGACATGTTCGAGAATGGTTCATTCTTGCGGCGTCGCAAGCGTTTCAAGCTGCCCCGTCAGATCAAGGACGCCACGGCTGTGGCACTGGCCGAGCTGAAACATTACGAGACCGTGTCACAGAATGCCATCCAAGAACAGGCGAAAATGCGACTGACGGCGCTGGCGGCAGCACCGAGTCATCTGCAGGGACACCACGCCGATGCCTTGAGGCACGGAACAGTG CTGCCCAACTACACCAAGCAGCCGTTCTCCATCGAGAACATCATCGCTCCCGACGGCAAGAACTTCAGCGGCGTGCTGCCAGCGAGTCCTCCGTACACGACGTCGCCCCACGCGCCGGCTCACTTGAGGTCCCTTCCGCCTTTTCCGTGCTCTCTACCTTACGCGACTCAGGCGTCCTGGCACTCGACGTACTCCAGCCTTGTGGCAGCGGCGGCCGCCAGCCGGCAAGACCTCAACGGCCTTCTGTGCGGGGCGAAGGTGCCGCCCGGTCACTACCCTCTCGCAGGCGTCGTGCCCGTACCACCGGGAGCCGGGGTGCCGTTCTCACTTCCATCGCTGCCCCTGAAGCCTCCCGCACTTCTGCCAGCGTTCCAGTTCCCGGGACTCACGGCCGAGCAGTCCCTCCTGACAGCCAGCGCAGCGCACATGACGTCCCAGATGACGACGGCAGCAGTGACAACCACGAGGGTGCCGCCGCCTCCAAGACCGGACTCGGCGTCTAGTGATGTATCTTGCAGGTCGTTAGATGTGGTCTCGGACGAAATGGCGAACGACCCATGTTAG